The region TGGACGGCGAGCGTGGGCCGCTGGTCCCCGATGATGCGCGCGTCCCGGAGCCCGAGCGTCAGCCACGGCCCCTCGGGGCCGCCGGGGCGGGAGAGCAGGGCGTCGTGCCCGGGGATGATCAGCCCGACCCCCTTCCAGGACCGGGGGAGGTGCAGCCGCGCCAGGTCGGGGACGAGGTGGCGCAGGTCGTCCAGCAGCCGTTCGGTGAACTCGGAGCCGTGGGCCCGCCGCAGCGAGCCCGGGTCCAGGTCCACGTGCACTCCGGCGGCCGCGCAGGCACCGCGCCAGTCCCCGGCCAGCCGGCGTTCCTCCGCCCGTTCGATCGCCTCGCGCGGGACTCCGTACAGGCGGCCCTTGCGGAGTCCTGCCGCGCGCCACGGCTCGTGCGACGCCGACGGGCGCCGGTGTCGGGAAGGAAAGGTCTTCATGGCGGCCTCCAATGGCGGGGGGTTCGCTCCCCCCGGGAGACGCTCCCGGCGCCCGTCCGGTTCTCCGACCACCAGCCCCGGGCTCACCCCCAGGAGCCGGCGTCGCGCATGGGCGACGCCGGTACCCGTCTCCGTGCTCACGGGTCCGCCGGCGGGCCGCCCTCCTCACGCAGGGCCGCCAGGGCGCCCTGCTGTTCCGCCTCTATACGTGCGGTATCGGCGGCAGCGATCGTGTTCGCCTCAGGGGAGAGGAACCACGGGTCGAGCCGTTCGACCTCCGTCAGGATCTCCAGCCAATGGCGAGCCTTCACCCGCTACCGTCCTTTCCGTGCTCAAGGGCACCCTGTTCGTGACAGGGGCCTTGTCGCGATACCTGTCGCTCCACCGGTCGGGCATGCCGCCCGCGGCCAGGATCACCGCCCGCCGCGCAGCATAAGGGCGCCCGTACGCCCGGCTCAGGCGAACGGGGAAACCGGTCCGTGAGAGGTCTCCGCGGCCGCTTCCAGGAGACGCCTCCGGAGGGAGGTGTTCACGGCCTCCGTCCTGTTCAGCCGGGGGTCATGCCCAGTCCGGCCACTGCACCGGGCCGTGCGTCGCTCCGCCTTCCATGTCCAGCAGGGTCTTCTTCAGGTCGGGGTCGGCGTTCCACCTGCCGATGCGGTCCAGCGGGATCTCTCCGCTGAGGTCCTCGGCGCGGAAGTCCGCGCTGGCGGCGAGCAGGCGGGGGAGCAGCACCGCGTGGTCCAGCAGGGCAAGGTGGTGCTGCAGGGTCTGTCCGCCCGCGTTGCGGATGTTCGGGTCCCCGCCCTCGTCCAGGTACTGCAGGACGGCGTCGGTGTCGCCGTGCCCGACCCGCTCGAACAGGTCGTCCCGGCGTTCCCGCAGCGCCCGGGGCAGCCACCCGCCCCCGGTCGCCCAGGTCTCCCGGACGGCGTGACAACCGCTCGCGCGCCCGCCGAATGCCCGCAGGGAGGCCTCCCGGGTCTGCTCCGCTCCGTCGTGCGGGATCTTCAGGCCGGTCCGGGTGGGGGTGACCTCGTGCCATTCGCCCCGGCAGCGGATCCGCACCGGGGAACGGTCGGCGAAGGCGGGCTCCGGCGGCGTGCCGGGGACGTGTTCAGGGGCGATCGCCTCGCGGACCAGGGGGTGCAGCTCCTCGGGGGACATGCCGTCGCGGAGCACGTCGATGTCCGGCGGCCGCGCCCAGCACACCTCCGGAAGCACCGGCGTTTCCTCTGCGGTCTCCATGTCGAACTCGGCGAAACCGGCTCGTACGGTGTCCCCGGTCAGAACGAACAGCAGCCGGTGCTCCCCGCTGTAGGGGATGAAGAACTCGGTTCCCAGGCCCGCCAGGGAGAGCCGACGGAGTTCGCCGGGGATACGGGCGAGGGACAGCGGCAGCCGTGCGGCCGCCGCCACCGGGTCGATGGACCCGGCGCGCGTCTTCGACCACCGGCTTTCCGGTGCCGGCGCCGTCTCGGTGGCGAACTCGATCCCCGCGGCGGCGAACGCCTCGGTCACCTGCCCGGCCTGGTGCAGACCGTCGATCCACTCGGAGCGGGCGGCGGGGTCGGCGGGTTCCGATCCGGGCATCTCCTCCAAGGGGCGCGGGGCGCCGTCGGGGTTCAGGAACGGGGCCCGGTGGGAGCTCCCGCCCCAGCGCTCGCGGGCCTCGTGGACATACCTGATGTCCCACAGGTGCCGGGAGGTCTCCCAGACGTGGGGTATGTGCCCCCAATGGCCGACGGAGGGCGAGACATTGAAGCGCAGGTACGGCAACAGTTTCCCCTGCGGGGTATAGGAGAGCCAGTGCTCGGGCACCGGCCCCTCCGCTCGCAGTCCGAGGACGGGTCCGCGGATCCAGGGGTGGTAGCGGGCCCCTACCCCGAGCGTCAGCCAGGGGTTGTCGGGGCCGCCGGGGCGGGAGAGCAGTGCGGGCTGTTCCGGCAGGAGGAGTCCCAGTCCTTTCCAGGAGCGGGGCATGTGCAGTTTCGCCAGGTCGGGGACGAGGTGGTGGAGGTCGTCGAGCAGCCGTTCGGTGAACTCCGTGCCGTGCTCGTTGCGGATCGCGTCCAGGTCGAGTTCGACGTCGATCCCGGCGGCCGCGCAGGCGCCGCGCCAGTCTCCGGCCAACCGCCGCTCGGTGGCGCGGTCGATCGCCTGGTGTGAGATCCCGTAGCGTCGGCCCTTGCGCAGCCCGGCCGCGCGCCACGGCTCGTGCGAGGCCGACGGGCGCCGGTGTTCGGACGAGGTCTTCACGGCCACCTCCTAGAAGGGCGGGGAGTCACTGAACTCGGAGCCGTCCACACCAACCGGCCGTCCCGGGAACGGCAGCTCGGCCACCGCTCCTGCGGCCAGGAGTGCGCGCCCCACTGCGGTGTTCTCGCCGTTGTCACCGCGCAACCGCCCGCTGACGAAGCGGAGAGCCGCACGGCCATCGAGGTCCTCGGCATTCACATCCGCGCCCGCCTCCAACAGGCGGGGCAGCAGTACTCTGTGGTCCAACAGGGAGAGGTAGTGCAGCAGGGTCTGGCCGCCCGCACTACGAATGTGGGGGTCACCTTCCTCATCGAGATAACGGAGTACGGCGTCGGTGTCTCCGTGCCTCACGTGCTCGAACAGGTTGTCGCGGCGTCGCCGCAGTTCTCGTGGCAGCCGTCCGGCTCCGGTCGCCCAGGTCTCCCGGACGGCGAAGCACCCGCTGCTGCGTCCACCGAGCACTTTCAAGGACGCCTCGCGGAGAATCTCCTCGTCGCTGTGCGGAATCCTGATTCCGGTGCGGGTGGGGGTGACTTCGTGCCATTCGCCCCGGCAGCGGATCCGGGCCGGAGCACGGTCGACGAAGACGGGTGCGGGGGGTTCGCCGGGCGCATGCCCGGGAGCGACTGCGGCTCGTACCAGGGGATGGAGTTCATCGGGGCTCATCCCGTCCCGGAGCACGTCGATGTCGGGCGGACGTGTCCAGCACACTTCGGGCATGGCGGTGATCTCCGACGTGTCAACGTCGAGATCGACGAAGCCCGCCCGCACGACGCCTCCGTCCATCGAGAACACCACCAGGAAGTCCTTGTCGTAGGGGATCTGGAAGCGGTCGCCGAGCCCGGCTGCGGTGAGCCGTCGGAGTTCGCCGGGGATGCGGGCGGGGGAGAAGGGCAGGTGCGCCGCGGCCTCCATCGGTACCGGGCCGGCGTCGAACCGGATCCCTGCGGCGGCGAACGCCTCGACCACCTGCCCGGCCTGGTGCAGGCCGTCGATCCACTCGGCGCGGGCGACCGGGTCTCCGGCCCCGGGATCTTCAGTCGGCAACTCCTCCAGGGCGCGCGGTCCACCGGCGGGGTTCAGGAAGGGGATGCGGCGGGCGTCGCCGCCCCAGCGCTCGCGTGCCTCATGGACGTGCCTGATGTCCCACAGGTGCCGGGACGTCTCCCATACGTGAGGAACACCTTCCCAGTGCGCGGTCGTGGACGACAGGTTGTAGCGGTGGAGTGCAGGATATTCATACCTGCCGGCTTCCAGATAGTGCCCGGGATGGGTCTCGGCCGGCTCAACCGTCAGGGCGGGTCTGCGGCTCCTGCGTGCGTACCAGGGCTCGACCTTGAGCGTCAGCCAGGGGCCGTTGGGGCCGCCGGGGCGGGAGAGCAGTGCGGGCTGCTCCGGCAGGAGGAGTCCCAGTCCTTTCCAGGAGCGGGGCATGTGCAGTTTCGCCAGGTCGGGGACCAGGTGGTGAAGGTCGTCCAGCAGCCGTTCGGTGAACTCCGTGCCGTACTCGTTGCGTACCGCGTCCAGGTCGAGTTCGACGTCGACTCCGGCGGCCGCGCAGGCACCGCGCCAGTCTCCGGCCAGGCGGCGTTCGGTGGCGCGGTCGATCGCCTGGTGTGAGATCCCGTAGCGTCGGCCCTTGCGCAGCCCGGCCGCGCGCCACGGCTCGTGCGAGGCCGACGGGCGCCGGTGTTCGGACGAGGTCTTCACGGCCACCTCTTAGAAGGGCGGATCATCACTGGATCCCGCCGAAGCACGGAGGAGCCATGCCTGGAACTCCTCCGGGTCCTTCGCCACTGCACCGGCGGCCACGAGTGTTTTCCTCGCGACGGTGTCCTCTCGAAGACCACCGGCGACCTGATCGAATACATCGAGAGGCGTACGACCGTCGCGATCCTCGGCGTTCACATCCGCCCCTGCCTCCAACAAGCGCGGCAGCAGTACCTCATGGTTCAGAAAGGCGAGATGGTGCAGTAGCGCCCGGCCCTTCCCATCACGGATGTCGGGGTCGCCTCCCCTGTCGAGGTAGTGAAGCACAGCGTGGGTATCCCTCTGCCTCACCCACCCGAACAGGTCGTCGCGCCGTTTCCGCAGGGCCTGGGGCAACCGTCCTTCGCCGGTGGACCAGGCTTCCCGGACGGCGAAGCAGCCGGTGCTGTTGCCGCCGAGTGCCCGTAGGGACGCTTCGCGGTTCGTCTCCTCGTCGTCGTGCGGGATCCGCAGCCCGACGCGTGACGGGATGACCTCGTGCCATTCGCCCCGGCAGCGCACTCGGACCGGGGAACGGTCGGCGAAGGCGGGTTCCGGCGGTGCGCCGGGGACGTGGTCCGGAGCGATCGCCTCGCGGACCAGGGGGTGGAGTTCGTCGGGTGGCATCCCGTCGCGCAGCACGTCGACGTCCGGCGGCCGCGCCCAGCACACCTCGGACAAGGCCGGTATCCCCGACGCCGTGTCGAGGTCGAATTCGGCGAACTCCACTCGCACGGTGTCCTTCTCCAGGGCAAGGAGGACCGTGGTGAGCTTGTCGTAGGGGATCTGGAAGCGGTCGCCGAGCCCGGCTGCGGTGAGCCGTCGGAGTTCGCCGGGGATACGGGCGGGGGAGAAGGGCAGCCGTGCGGCGACCTCCACCGATACCGGACCGGGGTCGAACCCGATCCCCGCGGCGGCGAACGCCTCGACCACCTGCCCGGCCTGGTGCAGGCCGTCGATCCACTCGGTCCGGGAGGGCCGATCACCGAGTCCGGGATCCTCGACGGGCAGTTCATCCGGGGCGCGTGGGGTACCGTCCGGGTTCAGGAACGGAACACGCTGGGCGTCGCCGCCCCAGCGCTCACGCATCTCGTGGACGTGCCGGGCGTCCCACAGATGCCGGGAGGTCTCCCAGACATGGGGGAGTCCCGCCCAGTGCGCGGTGAAGGACGAGATTTTCCAACGGTCCAGGGCCGGTTGTTCCCGCATCGGATGATGAGGGTTGTAGTCGGGCACGGCGCCCATCCGTCCCACCTTGAGGACGGGTCCGCGGATCCAGGGGTGGTAGCGGGCCCCTACCCCGAGCGTCAGCCAGGGGTTGTCGGGGCCGCCGGGGCGGGAGAGCAGTGCGGGCTGCTCTGGCAGGAGGAGTCCCAGTCCTTTCCAGGAGCGGGGCATGTGCAGTTTCGCCAGGTCGGGGACGAGGTGGTGGAGGTCGTCGAGCAGCCGTTCGGTGAACTCTATGCCGTGCTCGTTGCGGATCGCGTCCAGGTCGAGTTCGACGTCGATCCCGGCGGCCGCGCAGGCGCCGCGCCAGTCTCCGGCCAACCGCCGCTCGGTGGCGCGGTCGATCGCCTGGTGTGAGATCCCGTAGCGTCGGCCCTTGCGCAGCCCGGCCGCGCGCCACGGCTCGTGCGAGGCCGACGGGCGCCGGCGCCCGTCGGCCCCGCTCACCCCTCCTCCAGCAGGCTCTCCCAGTCCTGCCCCGCGATGCCCCTCTCCTCGGAGTCCTCGCCGGAGCGCTGGTCGATCACATCCACCAGGTCGTCGCCGTTCCCGATGTCCTCGGTCCGCGCGCCCGCCTCCACCAGGGCGAGCGCGAGTTCGGCGGTCCCGCTGCCGGCCACCGCGTAGAACAGCGGCGTGCGCTCCTCCGGGTCGGCGGCGTCCAGGTCCGCGCCCGCCTTGAGCAGGCGCGGCAGCACCGCCTCGTGGTCGACCATGGAGAGGTGGTGCAGCAGGGTCCTCCCGTTGCGGTCGCGCAGGTTCGGGTCGCCGCCCGCGTCCAGGTACCGCAGGACCGCGTCGGTGTCGCCGTGCCGGGCCCGCTCGAACAGCTCGTCGCGGGGCTCCCGCAGCCTGCGGGGCAGCCGCCCCTGCCCGGTGCTCCACGCGTCGCGCGCGGCGAAGCAGCCGCCGCTCGCGCCGCCCAGCGCCCGCAGCGCCGTCTCGCGCTCCAGCTCCTCCGCGGTGTGCGGGATGTCCAGGCCGTCGCCGGCGGGGGTCACCGTGTGCCACTCCCCGTCGCGGCAGCGCACCCGGACGGGGCCGAACCCCTCGGGATCGAACCCCGCAGGCCCGGGCCGCCGGTCGGCGGGCGGACGCGCCGGGGCGAGGGCCTCGCGGACCAGCGGGTGCAGCTCCTCGGGGGACATGCCGTCGCGGAGCACGTCGACGTCCGGCGGCCGGGTCCAGCACACCTCCGGGAGCACCGGGGGCTCGTCGTCCTCCCAGAGCAGGTACTCCTCGATCCCCAGCCGCGGGGCGTCCCCCTCCAGGTTCAGGATCACCGACTCGTGGATGGTGAGCGGGATCCGGAACCGCGTGCCGAACCCGGCGTCGGCCAGCCTGCGCGCCTCGCCGAGCAGCCGCGCCGGGGAGAACGGCAGCTGCGCCGCCACCTCCACGGGGTCGGCCGGGTCGCCCCAGTCCAGTTCCGCCGGGGCGGTGTCGAGGACGATCCCCGCGGCCGCGAAGGCCGCGACCGCCTCCCCCGCCTGGTGCAGGCCGTCGATCCACTCGGTCCGGGCCGCGGGGTCGCCGGGCCCGGGGTCCCCCGTCGGGAGCTCCCCGGCGGCGCGGAGCGTCCCGTCGGCGTTCAGGAACGGCGCGCGGTCGGGTCCCCCGCCCCAGCGCTCACGCATCTCGTGGACGTGCCGGGAGTCCCACAGGTGCCGGGAGATCTCCCACACGTGGGCGGCGCCCGACCAGTGCGCCGCGTAGGGGACCCGGTTGGAGCGCGGCAGGAACCCCCGCAGGAACACCTCCTCCACCGCCAGCACCAACCGCTGGTCCCCGTGGATCTTCCAGCCCCGCGGCCGCAGCGTCAGCCACGGCCCCTCGTCCCCGCCCGGGCGCGACAGCAGGACGGCCTGCTTGGGGACCAGCGTGCCCGACCCGCTCCAGAACCGGGGCATGTGCAGCCGCGCCAGGTCCGGGACCAGGTGGTGCAGGTCGTCCAGCAGCCGGTCGGCGAACTCGGAGCCGTGCTGGTCGCGCAGGTCGTCGATCTCGACGTCGAGGAGGGTCTCCACCCCCGCGGCCTCGCAGGCGCCCTCCCAGTCCCCGGCCAGGCGCCGCTCGGTGGCGCGGTCGATCATTTCGCGCGAGATCCCGTAGCGCCGGCCCTTGCGCAGCCCCGCCGCCCGCATCGGCCGGTGGGACACCGAGCGGGAGAGGTCCGAAGGCGTCACCGGTACAGGCTCGCGATCGCGCGCATGTCCTCGTGCACCCGGCGGGCCGGGCGCAGGTGCCCGGCGATCGTCCGCTTGGTGCGGCGCGGCAGGCCCGGACCGAGCCCCGCGTACTCCATGCGGCCGCTGCGGGCCACCGCCTCCGACAGCGCACGCGCGGCCGGGTAGCCGAACCCGGTGTGGCGCACCTCCAGGCGGCGCAGCGGGCTGGCGGGGATCGCCTCGGCCAGCGCCGTCACACCCGCGTCGCCCAGCTCGTTGGACGGCGCGCCCAGCGCCCGCTGCGAGGGCGGGCGGCCCAGGTCGAGCGCTTCGATGCCGCCCAGCGCCTCGGCCAGGGCGATCGCGCCGTCGGCGCCGATGCCGTTGCCGCCCAGGCCCAGGGTGACCGGCCGGTCCAGCCCGGCGACGGCGGCGGCGATGGTCCGCGCGCCCGCGTCGCCCAGGTGGTTGGCGGGCGCGTACAGCTCCCGCACCCCGGCCTCGCACAGGAACGCGGCCAGCAGGTCCGCGGTGTCCGGGCCCAGCCCGTTGCCGCCCAGGAACAGCCGCTCCAGCGGGGCCTCCCGCCCGGCCAGCGCGTCCAGGAGGGCGCGCAGACCGTCGGCGGTGACCCCGGTGTTCACCAGGTCCAGGGAGCGCAGGCGGCCGTTGGCGGCCAGGGCCCCGGCGACCGCCCGGGCACCTTCGTCGCCCACGGGGTTGCGCTTGAGCCACAGGGCCCGCACGGTGTCGTCCCCGGCGAGCCGGTCGGCCAGGGCGGCGGCGCCGTCCGCGCCGATCCGGTTGCAGCCCAGGTAGAGGGTCTGGAGCCCGTGCCCGTCGGCGAGGGAGCCGGCCAGCACGCGGGCACCCTCGGAGCCGATGGCGTTGGTGCCCAGCAGCAGGTGGGCGGCGTGCGGGGAGGCCGCGGCCGCGGGGATCACCCGCCGCGCCCCGGCCAGGCCCAGGCCCTGCTTGCACAGGTCCACCCGGCCGTCGGGGCGCAGGGTCCCCAGCGGGAAGGTCTCGTCGGCCGTCACGGGGGCCGGGTCGGCCAGCCGGGCCAGCAGCGGCTCCAGGCCGGCGGGGTCCGCCAGAGGCAGGTCGGGGTGCTCGATGGCGGGGCAGCGTACGGGCGTCTTGTCGGTCATCACCATTCCACCGCTCGATCGTGATCGGGCCGGTGGACGGAGCCGACCGGGGCCCCTGCGTGCAAAAGAAGAAGCGGCAGGACCGGTCGGATTCGAACCGACGTCCTCCAACTCGCTGTCCGGCGCGACGACCTCTGCGCTACGGCCCTGCCGAGCAGGCAGTCTAACCACAAATACCGACGTTTCCGGCGCTCTCCCCCTGGTTTTCGGCGTTGCCGCAGGTGGGGGGCGGAGAAAAGGATCGGGGTGACGGGGGCGGCCGGATTCGAACCGGCGTCCTCCCCCATGACGTGTAGGCGCGACGACCTCTGCGCTACACCCCCGCCACGCGACGAGCGTAGCGGTTGCGCGGGCAGCGGTCCGGGCCGTGGGCGGCGCGGAATGGAACCGACCGGATTCGAACCGGCGTCCTCCCCCATTGAAGAGTGGGCGCGACGACCTCTGCGCTACGGTCCCACCGCTGCGGGGAAAGATAGCGCACCGGCGCCGCGGAGGGAAAGGGCGGGGCCGGCCGGATTCGAACCGGCGTCCTTTCGGTGTGCAGCCGAACGCGACGACCTCTGCGCTACGGCCCCGCCGCGGGGCACACGCTAGCGCACGGACCCGGGGGCCCGCGGCGCCCGCCCGAGGCCCGGAAGGCGCAGGCCCCCGGCCGGGACCGGTCAGCCGGCCGCCGCCGGCGCGGGCAGCGGGAGCGCGCCCGAGTCCAGGGCGTGGATGACCCCCGCCGCCCCGCCCCGGGCCGCGGCGCTCAGCCCCAGCGCCGACGGCTCCACCCGGCATCCGCCCGCGTCCGGGGCGAACACCCCGGCCGCCAGGGCGCTCCGGCAGGGCGGCAGCAGCCAGGGGCCCATCGGCACGAAGTACCCGCCCAGCAGCACCAGCCCCGGGTCCACCAGGTTGACCAGCGCCGCCAGCCCCCGGCCCAGCATGCCTCCCGCCCGCTCCAGTGCCGCCACCGCCACCGCGTCGCCCGCCGCCGCCCGGCCCACCGCCGTGTCCACCAGGACCGCCACGTCCGCGCCGGACAGCGGCCCGCCCGGGGCCAGGTCGGGGAGCGCGTCGCGCAGGATCGCGCCGATGCCCGCCACCGCCTCCAGGCAGCCGCGCCGCCCGCACGAGCATTCCGGCCCGCCCGGGTCCAGCGCCAGGTGGCCCAGCTCCCCGGCGAACCCGCCCGCGCCGCGCAGCAGGGCGCCGTCGGTGAGCACCCCCGCGCCGATCCCGACCTCCCCGGTGACGTAGACCAGGTCCGGGGTCCCGGCGAAGGAGCCCACCCGGTACTCGGCCACGGCCCCCAGGTTGGCGTCGTTGTCCACGCGCACCGGGAAGCCCAGCGCGTCCGCGCGCGCCCCCAGCGGGAAGTCCGCCCAGCCCAGGTTGGGGGCCCGGCGCACCGTCCCGGACGGGGCGTCCACCAGGCCCGGCACCGCGATCCCGGCGCCCACCACGGTCCTTCCGCGCACCGCCGGGTCGTCGGCGGCCTCGCGCAGCGCCGCCACGATCCGGCGGGCGCTCTCGTCGGGCCCCGCCTCCCGCGCGTCGAAGGGCGTGTGCCGGGCGGTCAGCTCCCGCTGCACCAGGTCCACCGCCACCACCGACAGGTAGTCGACGTTGACCTCCAGGCCCAGCGCCGCCACCGACGTGTCGTCCAGGTCCAGCAGCACCCCGGGGCGGCCCACGCCGCTCTGCGCGGTCCGGCCGGTCTCCCGGACCAGGCCGCGCGCCATCAGGTCGGCGACCAGGCTGGACACCGTCGTCTTGTTGAGGCCGGTGGCCGCCGCCACCGCCGCCCGCGAACACGGCGCGGACTCGCGGATGGTGCGCAGCACCACCCCCAGGTTGGCCTCACGGACCGTGCGCAGGCCCACCGTTCCCGAACCCATCGCCACGGGGACCTCCCTCGTCAACCCACCGCCGTGTCCGGATCGTACCGGGCGGGCCGAAAACGGGTTGCCGGACGGCCCCGACCGGTGGTGGGATGCGGGCCATGGTCCCCGCAGACGTCTTCCGCGACCAGCCGGTCCTCACCGGTGACCTGGTCGAACTCCGCCCGCTCGACGCCGAGACCGGCGCCCCGCTCGTCGGGGCCCTCGTCGACATGGACCCGGAGGTGCGCCGCCTCACCGGAACCCACCGGCGGTTCACACGGGAGGCGGTCCAGGAGTGGAACCGGACCCGCCCGGACCACCACGACCGCGCCGACTGGGTGATCGTCGAACGCGCCGGGGGCACGACCGTCGGCGACTGCGCGCTCACCGAACTGGACCCCGACAACGCCTCCGCGGGCTACCGGATCGCGCTGACCTCCACCGCCCACGCCGGGAAGGGGTACGGGACCGCCGCCACGGACCTGGTCCTGGAGTACGCGTTCACGGTGGCGGGCCTGCACCGGGTGGCGCTGGAGGTGTTCGACTTCAACCCGCGGGCGCGGCGCTCCTACGAGAAGTCGGGGTTCGTCCGCGAGGGCGTGTGGCGCCAGGCCCTGCACTGGGACGGCGAGTGGCACGACGCCGTCCTGATGTCGGTGCTCGCCCACGAGTACGCGGCCCTACGCGCCGCGGGGGACACCGGGGCCGGGGACGGCTAGCCTCGGGGTATGCCCGTTCCCGAGTTCCTGCGCGAGCTGCGCGATCAGATCGGCCCGGCCCTGGTCCCCCTGGTGGGGGTCACCGCCGTGGTCCTGGACGAGGACGACCGTGTGCTGCTGCACCGGCGCGCCGACGACGGCCGCTGGGCGACCCCCGGCGGCATCCTCGAACCGGGGGAGCAGCCCGCCGTCGCCGTGGTGCGGGAGGTCGAGGAGGAGACCGGCCTGGTGGTGGAGGTCGAGCGGCTGGTCAGCGTGCTCGGCCAGGACCCCTACGTCTACCCCAACGGCGACCGGGTCCAGTTCCTGGACCTGGCGTTCCGCTGCCGCCCGGTCGGCGGCGCCCTCGACGCCGGCGGCGACGAGACCCTGGAGGTGGGCTGGTTCGCCCCCGGCGGGCTGCCCGCCATGTCGGAGCGCATCCTCGACCGCATCGCCTACGCCCGGGAGGCCCGCCCCGAGCCCTTCTACGTCCGCTGACCGCCGGTCCGCGCGGGCGGGTCAGAGGAAGACGCGGCCGCGGCGGCCGCGGTCGCGCAGGGCCGCCATGCGGCGGACGTTGCCCGGCCGGCGCGACAGCAGGTGGTAGAGCAGCAGCGTGCACCCCCGGTCGGTGCGCGCCCGGTCGGCCATCTCGCCCATGTTGACCCGCGGGTACAGCCGCACCCCGCCCGCGTGCACCCGCACGGTGTGCGCGCCCTCCGGGAAGTGGGCGTAGGCGTGGTTGTCCGCCGTGTACTCCGAGCAGCGCGCCAGCGCCGCCCCCAGCAGCGGAACCGGTTCCGCGCCCAGCACCGCGAGCCGCCGCCAGAACCCGGTGTGCCCCGCCACCACGTGCCCGAGCTGGTGGGCCACCGTGAACGCCAGCGCGTCCGGGTCGCCGACCCGCCCGTCGTCGTCGAACAGCTCGCCCGACAGCACCAGGTAGCGGCGCAGCCCGTGCGCCCCCGCGTCGGCCCGGCCGCCGTCCACCCGCACGTACGCCTCGGGGGTGCGCACCCCCATCGCCGCCGACAGCGTCGCGACCACCCGGTACGCCTCGGGGAACTGGGTGGGGGAGATCTTCACCGACTCCGCCCGGTGCCGCGCGTACCGCAGCCCCCGGACCAGCCAGCAGCCGGCCGGGACGGCCGCCAGCGCCAGGACCGGCGCCTGCCAGGTGCCGGTCAGCACGGCCAGCAGGTGCGCGCCCAGGCCCAGCAGCAGCACGTTCGCGACCGCGCACACGACGAACAGCGGGGCCTCCCACGGGTGGGCGGGCGCCGGGACGATCTCCTCGCCGTCGCCCAGCTCGTAGGGCCCGCGGCCGCCCGGTCGGACGGACCGGCAGTAGGGCGCGGCCGGGTACCGGGTCTCCGGGACGTATCCGCAGCCACCCGCCCCGTGCACCGAACACCCCTTGAAGCGGCCCTGCGCGGGCGCGGGATGGAACATGGAGGCCTCCCCTCGGGCGCGGGAATCGTGGACAGGGATGATCACTCCCTGTGTCCAAATATTACTTTCCGCTTCCTCTGGGATGGGCTTAGAGCCCGACGGCGTGTCAACGACGGTTAACGGACACCTTCCCCCGGTCCGCACCGCCGTCCGGAACCCCTTCGAGGCCCCTCCGCCGGGCCCTCAGCGCTGCTCGTACCGGCGCAGCTCCTCGGCGAGCACGTCCAGGAACCGGTCCACCTGCGCCGGGT is a window of Nocardiopsis changdeensis DNA encoding:
- a CDS encoding GNAT family N-acetyltransferase, which gives rise to MVPADVFRDQPVLTGDLVELRPLDAETGAPLVGALVDMDPEVRRLTGTHRRFTREAVQEWNRTRPDHHDRADWVIVERAGGTTVGDCALTELDPDNASAGYRIALTSTAHAGKGYGTAATDLVLEYAFTVAGLHRVALEVFDFNPRARRSYEKSGFVREGVWRQALHWDGEWHDAVLMSVLAHEYAALRAAGDTGAGDG
- a CDS encoding NUDIX domain-containing protein, whose protein sequence is MPVPEFLRELRDQIGPALVPLVGVTAVVLDEDDRVLLHRRADDGRWATPGGILEPGEQPAVAVVREVEEETGLVVEVERLVSVLGQDPYVYPNGDRVQFLDLAFRCRPVGGALDAGGDETLEVGWFAPGGLPAMSERILDRIAYAREARPEPFYVR
- a CDS encoding M48 family metallopeptidase yields the protein MFHPAPAQGRFKGCSVHGAGGCGYVPETRYPAAPYCRSVRPGGRGPYELGDGEEIVPAPAHPWEAPLFVVCAVANVLLLGLGAHLLAVLTGTWQAPVLALAAVPAGCWLVRGLRYARHRAESVKISPTQFPEAYRVVATLSAAMGVRTPEAYVRVDGGRADAGAHGLRRYLVLSGELFDDDGRVGDPDALAFTVAHQLGHVVAGHTGFWRRLAVLGAEPVPLLGAALARCSEYTADNHAYAHFPEGAHTVRVHAGGVRLYPRVNMGEMADRARTDRGCTLLLYHLLSRRPGNVRRMAALRDRGRRGRVFL